In Brienomyrus brachyistius isolate T26 chromosome 2, BBRACH_0.4, whole genome shotgun sequence, the genomic window ATGCACATCTTGATTAGTCATTTCTGCTGTGCCATTGTAATGCCCACAATTCGAGGACATGATGATGAGCTAAACTAGTCACTCTCTGTCGGTAACGCATTCCATCACTGTCTCTCTTTGTGTGTATCTGCCCTGTCTAAACCCTGCACGTCCAAGCAGTGCACTCATAAATGCAGCTGACAACTGTGAAAACCTGAGCAACATGGACTCTCTGCTTTGCAAGATGATTTTCTGAATTATGTTGTATAAGCAGATCATATTTTCATTTCCCTAAGCTGATCAAATTATTTAGCTTCCAGTGAGCAGTAGAAGCAGTAGGCATCAAggcttttttttgttgtttttgtttttccaagGAATAAATGATGAATACTGGATCCAAGTCGGCTCGAGCCCCGGTCAACTTCTGACAATAAATCTGCCCTATTGAAATGCTTTGATTAATGAAAAATGACTTTGATTTGCAAAGTGTTCAGTTGAAACAGGTGACAAACAGGCTGATggcaatacatttaaaaatattatatttggCTGCAGGAGTTTGGTGGTGAATTTTTTAGTATGTTAGACATAAACTGTTTGCTATAGGAGGTGATTATGTGGTATCTGTTTTTGAGTAGTTAAGTCCCAGAACGGGGTCATGGTGATGCAGGAGTTAGTCATACTGAGTTGATTCTTACCGTTTGGTTGTCCTCGTAGAGCCTGAGGTCATAGCCACTGAGCTCCACACAGAAAATGATGGCCGTCACCCCCTCAAAGCAGTGAATCCACTTCTTTCTTTCTGAGCGCTGCCCTCCAACATCAACCATCTTGAATGTCAGCTCCTTGAAGGTGAACTTATTCTCCACAATTCCGGTGGTCATATCGCGGGAGCGCAGGATGTCTTCCACTGTGGGTATGTACTGCGCGGCCGAGATGCGGTCCAGGTCATTGAGATAATAAGGGGCATTATCCTCCAAGTGGTACTCATTAGAGCGGCAGAAACACTCCTGAACACCAGAGTCCGCCCAGAGCCGCTTCATGACTCCAAGCAGGTCCGGTGTGATCTCGCCTTTGCTCTCGGCCGGCCCTGTCAAGGCGAACAGCTGGACGGCGTCATAGGCTCTGTCTGGGTTGTGAAAGTCGATCTTCAGCGTGGTCATAGCGCGGATGATGCGCGTGAGCGAGTCGATGGCGTTGTACAGGATGAGCGGCTTGTACTCCTTGCAGGCCTCCAGGTTGAAGCCCCCGCTGTGGATGATCTTCATCTGCTTGACGATGGTGCTTTTGCCCGAGTTGCTGGTGCCAAGCAGGAGCAGCTTGATCTCGCGCCGCTGCCGCTGGCTCTCCGAGCGCAGGTGCCGGTCGATGCGGCGGGAGCGCCGGGCCGCCTCCTTCTCCTCCGAGCTCTGACGGCATCCCATGATCTGCTGTGGAGTGGCGGAGAAAAAAAAGGAAGGAGGAAAGGAGGAATTTCTCAGGTGACTAAGATCATCTATGGAGGGGTCCCTTCTGGAAGGAGCTGCCACCCAGGGCCAAGCACAGTCATGAATACAGAGCTGGCAGATCATACCCCCATACTTTTGGCTGCTGTTTTGCTGGTGACTGCTTGGCATATTAGGGACCTTTCTCAGACAGCTGGTAGCTGTACCTTTTTATTATAGTGGGCAGCCCAGGTCTGAATCTATACACATGAAAACCCTCCTCTCGCCTCCCTCCTTCAGAGCCACTTCAGCATCTCTACTGCTCACTTTGCCCATAGTCATCCAGCctcttcccccccccagccctaaaACTGTATCTCTCTCACCAGTCCTCTAGTTTCTGGAGAAATAAGCACTTTGAGCCTCGGCCGTGTAGATCCACTTTTTGTCTTTATAGTTGCACTCTTCCCCTATTCTCTTCTGCCTTAACGAAGTGTATGTATGTTTTACAAGCTCGTAAACTGTCCGTGCCGAAAAGAATTAACGTGAGTGTGGTGCAGCCAGCCTGATGTCATTGAATTCCAGATATGTGTGCTAACATCCTTCGATCCCATTAAAACCCTCCAGTAGAGCAGCAGATACATGCTGGTGCACACGGCTTTATGGTTCCGCTACCACCCTGTTTACACTCTTATTATGTACTGTACTCCGCAAAGGAGCCCATTTCCCCCTTTAACATTCCTGAGTGGTCATGACTGGACAGTGTTAAACCCCAAAGAATAAAGACATTCATTAAGACACATTCCCACAGTTTGTGACTGCTGCTCCAGGGCACAGATCTGTGAGGGAAAGGGTATATACTTAAGCAGATGGTCCTTTATGTGCATAAAGACCATGAGTTTGGCAGTGTTCGGGTGAGCACACCTTGTTAATGGCGCGCAGGCCTTGCGTAGTGCTCGGCTTCTTGACCCTTTCGTTTAGAGGTTCGCTGCCCTTGTGTTCTCCCCCCACTTTTTCTGTGTGGGCAGAATCTTGCTTATCTGCAGTCTCACTGGCAATTTCATGCTGCTTTTATACCAACCACAGCCTTTCCAccactcatcatcatcatggcaCTTCTCTGCCTCAGTGCTATACATACAGTATACGCAGATGAGCATAACTAAAGGAAGGGGCACGGCCTGAGGCCCAGACAGATGGGAGGTCTTGTCATGGGCCACGTGTGTTTGTCCTTACAATGGAACCAGCTGTAAGGTATCCCATATATTTTACAAAGCAGTTAGCTCACAGCCTGTCCCTCCTTCATTTATTTACTGCACTTCTTGTAATTTTTATACTGTAAAGGAAATGTCACAAACCCTGTGACGCACATTTATACATAATGAGGAGAGGATGGCCTGCAGGGCTACTGTCGAGCTGTAAAACCTCACTGTGGTGTGCCATGCCTCCACGTGTGTAAAGCACAAATGTTTGTGTTTTACTGCACAGAATCATAACAAGCCACCACCAACCATGCTATCAAGACGCGACAAAAGCTGGGCTCGCGCcttcccacccctccccctgtcCACCGGCCATGCAGAGGTTCATTCTTTTGTCATTAGCAGCCTCTGTTTGTCTATATTATCGCATCCTGAGCGTTTAGAGTGCAGTAAGCAGTCAATTTGCTGTATAAACAGAAGACTCTCCCAGACGGTCTGCGCAGTGTTACGGTGAGACAGGGAATGGTAGGACATGATGTTGGCGTTCTGTGTTTATGTGGcatttctgtgtgtatgtgtgagcatGCGTCAAGACAGAAAAAGAATAACATATAAAAAAACACCTTGTGCTGTGCGCAGTGCAAGTGAACCTGAGTGTTCTTTTACAGTGGCAGTAAAGGGGCCATGCCATGGAGAGTCCTGTGGTATACATAGCACCCAGACACATTCCGCTACTGGCACATTCTCCTCGGTTCCCCTATAGGCAAAAGAGCTGCATAACATGCTCCTTATTGCGCCCTCCGTCCTCCAGGGCGAACACAACAGGGTCTACATTGTGCAATAAATAGATCATTATGTAAGTGTTGGCAAAAGCAGAATGACATCTCTCTGTAATTGATAATTGTGTGTCATGTTTGTTACGAAATGCTGTTTGCTAGTATTATGCTCCAACACTGCCTCTCGCCATTTTTCTCTCCCCTGTTTTCTTCCTGGTGCTGGGGAGGGGCGGTGAGAGCCTCACTCTCAGCCTTAACCACTCTTTTGTTTATTGCCCAGGATATCACACCAGGGCCCAGTGCCCATTTGTGCTTTTGAAGGTCTGTCAGTTTGTCCTTAACCGCTCACTCTGATCTATAATGCTATAAAGAAAACTTAGCATTCGGTTACACAAAACATATTAATGCGTGCTTAGGGAAAAGGTCACAGTTGTAATCCCTCTGTGTGGAGTGGTATTCATTGCCCTATCTGTTctcgtacaaaaaaaaaaaaaacatcacagaTGTTTATGCTGAATTATTGGTTATGTTTCCATTTTGTGGATGGAATAAATTACACGcttaatgaaaaatgaaactgCTGAATTTCATACTGCTGTTAATTTTCATTGTTTTGGCAGCCTTTGCACTCAGGGTGAGGCCGGCGTTAGGAGGTCTGGACCTTGTCGCTTTCTTCCACTCTATTTGTCACATTGTGCTTGACATGACACTGCCatgtcacgccccccccccccccacccacatccTGTAGCCTACTGCATGACACCAAGGCTATATTTGGCACAAAAACCCTGATAGATGCTAAGCCATGTCATTGGTGTAACTGACTACCCAATTGCATAATTAAATACAACTTTAATCTTAAGAAAAATGTGTACAGTAGAGCAGAGAGTCTATATTTAGCCCTGCCAACTGTGCGGACTATATGCCTGAGATGAAATGCACGTGACAGGCTCATGACatgggaggaaaaaaacacatttgtcaATGAAAATGAACGATTGCTGGGATATTGCTGTGTTTAGTTTATCTGTTATAGCTAGTGACATTGTCtgctgcatgtttgtgtgtgtttcataATTCCTTACCTAATGCCCTTAGCAATTACCTTACCTATTTATGTCACTCGCATGCTTTTGCATGGTTGAACCATGAAACTGAATTTCAACTTTGATTCTTATTATTAAGTTATGGTCAGCATGAGTACTATACTTATattttaaaactgtttgctcagCACTATGATTACCGCTTTTGCCATCAAATTTCACTTCACCCAGAGGAACTGCTTCCTTGATGACTGAGGTCTTAATATGGTGAAGACAAGCGCTGATGTATTGTGTGTTTACTTCACAGCTTTTGTGAAGCATTTCATGCTTGGTTTCAAATAAACACTGGTGATAGATAGCATTTTGAAGTACGCACTGCCAGCTGTAGGTTGGCCTAGTAAATTTAAGGATAAAGATTTTTACTCTTCCCAGAACTCAGGAGAGCCAGAGAGAATAGGGAAGCAAATGTCCAATTTTTGCATCTGATAGTTATTTTTGCTATTTTGATGCTTAGAGTCTTTGGGTTTATGCAAAGCAACTTACATGACTGGATAACAAACCTGTACAACCTATACACAACCTATGCTTCTACCAGTCATCCAGTCCAAAAAGTGATGACAAGAAGTATGCAAAAATCAAATTCCCAGGCATCTGTCATGATCAAAGGCAGGGCTTCTGAGCAGATTCAGAAGATATCCACTGACAGTCTGGGCTTTGCATGCAGTGAATGCCTAGAAGCAGTCACTGTCTGTCCAGCATCTGTGGCGGGTACCATCCACATGTCTGGGCTCAGAGTAGAACCACGCCCCTGTCCACCAGAGCCTGATTAGGCAAATTTG contains:
- the LOC125723373 gene encoding guanine nucleotide-binding protein G(z) subunit alpha, producing MGCRQSSEEKEAARRSRRIDRHLRSESQRQRREIKLLLLGTSNSGKSTIVKQMKIIHSGGFNLEACKEYKPLILYNAIDSLTRIIRAMTTLKIDFHNPDRAYDAVQLFALTGPAESKGEITPDLLGVMKRLWADSGVQECFCRSNEYHLEDNAPYYLNDLDRISAAQYIPTVEDILRSRDMTTGIVENKFTFKELTFKMVDVGGQRSERKKWIHCFEGVTAIIFCVELSGYDLRLYEDNQTSRMAESLRLFDSICNNNWFINTSLILFLNKKDLLAEKIKRIPLTLCFPEYKGQNTYEEAAVYIQRQFEDLNRNKETKEIYSHFTCATDTSNIQFVFDAVTDVIIQNNLKYIGLC